A single region of the Jaculus jaculus isolate mJacJac1 chromosome 15, mJacJac1.mat.Y.cur, whole genome shotgun sequence genome encodes:
- the Pspn gene encoding persephin — translation MAPGRLLLISLLLLSLQLVLCWSPDPPVAERAFSSNKTAEARGTWRPPQGAHHPQDRLRRAPASQCQLWSLTLPVAELGLGYTSEEKVIFRYCAGSCPRGARTQHSLTLARLRGQGRAHGRPCCRPTRYADVAFLDERHRWQRLPQLSAAACGCGG, via the exons ATGGCCCCAGGGAGGCTCCTGCTCATCTCCTTGCTGCTTCTGTCACTGCAGCTGGTACTCTGCTGGAGTCCTGACCCTCCAGTGGCTGAGAGAGCGTTCTCATCTAATAAGACAGCAGAGGCCAGAGGGACCTGGAGGCCACCTCAGG GTGCCCACCATCCCCAAGACCGCCTACGCAGAGCCCCAGCCAGCCAGTGCCAGCTATGGAGCCTGACCCTGCCCGTGGCCGAGCTGGGCTTGGGCTACACCTCAGAGGAGAAGGTCATCTTCCGCTACTGCGCTGGCAGCTGTCCCCGTGGTGCCCGCACCCAGCACAGCCTGACCCTGGCCAGGTTGCGTGGTCAAGGCCGAGCCCATGGCCGGCCCTGCTGCCGGCCCACCCGCTACGCTGATGTGGCCTTCCTTGACGAACGCCACCGCTGGCAACGGCTGCCCCAGCTCTCTGCAGCTGCCTGCGGTTGTGGTGGCTGA
- the Alkbh7 gene encoding alpha-ketoglutarate-dependent dioxygenase alkB homolog 7, mitochondrial — protein MAGSGLVRGAGAAVLNRLRGAAVVRPGFLSAAEQAVLSAELEPELRRRRYQYDHWDAAIHGFRETEKSRWSEASRAILQRVQAAAFGPEQTLLSAVHVLDLEPQGYIKPHVDSVKFCGDTIAGLSLLSPSVMRLVHTQEPGQWLELLLEPGSLYILRGSARYDFSHEILRDEESFFGEQRVPRGRRISVICRSLPEGTGPGRPEQPPPAC, from the exons ATGGCCGGCTCGGGCCTGGTGCGGGGTGCGGGCGCGGCGGTGCTGAATCGCCTGCGGGGCGCGGCGGTGGTGCGGCCCGGCTTCCTAAGTGCGGCGGAGCAGGCTGTGCTGAGCGCGGAGCTGGAGCCCGAGCTGCGCCGCAGGCGCTATCAGTACGACCACTGGGACGCG GCTATTCATGGCTTCCGGGAGACAGAGAAGTCCCGCTGGTCTGAGGCCAGCCGGGCCATCCTGCAGCGAGTACAGGCTGCTGCCTTTGGCCCTGAGCAGACCCTGCTGTCCGCAGTCCACGTGCTAGACTTGGAGCCGCAGGGCTACATCAAGCCCCACGTAGACAGTGTTAAG ttttgtggagacACCATTGCTGGCCTGTCCCTCCTGTCCCCCAGCGTCATGAGGCTAGTGCACACCCAGGAACCGGGTCAGTGGCTGGAACTGCTCCTGGAGCCAGGCTCCCTGTATATCCTAAG GGGTTCAGCCCGGTATGACTTCTCTCATGAAATCCTTCGGGATGAAGAGTCCTTTTTTGGGGAGCAGAGGGTCCCCCGGGGCCGACGCATCTCTGTGATCTGCCGTTCCCTCCCTGAGGGCACAGGGCCAGGGAGGCCAGAACAACCACCCCCAGCTTGCTGA
- the LOC101612344 gene encoding ATP-dependent Clp protease proteolytic subunit, mitochondrial, whose product MWLRVLLGEARVVAGGCRALGSRRCFRFSPQWTPESSLDLRRSLHATARRAFPLIPIVVEQTGRGERAYDIYSRLLRERIVCVMGPIDDNVASLVIAQLLFLQSESNKKPIHMYINSPGGVVTSGLAIYDTMQYILNPICTWCVGQAASMGSLLLAAGSPGMRHSLPNSRIMIHQPSGGARGQATDIAIQAEEIIKLKKQLYNIYAKHTKQSLQVIESAMERDRYMSPMEAQEFGILDKVLVHPPQDGEDEPELVQREPTAAATEPPTPASS is encoded by the exons ATGTGGCTCCGAGTGTTGCTGGGGGAGGCCCGCGTGGTGGCTGGAGGATGCCGTGCGCTGGGTTCTCGTCGATGCTTTCGTTTCTCCCCGCAATGGACACCTGAGAGCAGCCTGGACCTCCGGCGGAGCCTACATGCAACGGCGAGGAGAGCTTTCCCGCTCATCCCCATTGTGGTGGAACAGACG GGTCGCGGCGAACGTGCCTATGACATCTATTCGCGGCTGCTGCGGGAGCGCATTGTGTGCGTCATGGGCCCG ATCGATGACAACGTTGCCAGCCTAGTCATCGCCCAGCTACTCTTCCTGCAGTCCGAGAGTAACAAGAAGCCCATCCACATGTATATCAACAGCCCAG GTGGTGTGGTGACCTCAGGCCTGGCCATCTATGACACAATGCAGTACATCCTGAACCCCATCTGTACATGGTGCGTGGGCCAGGCTGCCAGCATGGGCTCCCTGCTTCTAGccgctggcagccctggcatgcgtCACTCCCTCCCCAATTCCCGCATCATGATCCACCAACCCTCTGGGGGCGCCCGG GGCCAAGCCACAGACATCGCCATCCAGGCAGAGGAGATCATAAAACTCAAGAAGCAGCTTTACAACATCTATGCCAAACACACAAAGCAGAGCCTGCAGGTGATCG AGTCAGCCATGGAGAGGGACCGCTACATGAGCCCCATGGAGGCCCAGGAGTTTGGCATCTTGGACAAGGTTCTGGTCCACCCACCCCAGGACGGGGAGGATGAGCCAGAGCTGGTGCAGAGGGAACCCACGGCAGCAGCCACTGAACCTCCCACCCCAGCAAGCTCCTGA